The Erigeron canadensis isolate Cc75 chromosome 4, C_canadensis_v1, whole genome shotgun sequence genome window below encodes:
- the LOC122596870 gene encoding F-box protein At5g07610-like yields MWLDSTGMKKKNKSTAFTFGCFGSDASKVEVLQSCNGLILCGIRTDPADKIYVYNPSNNVFKMLPPILNMKYNRQLDKIRLAFDPTKSPHYKVLHAQQIGYDPIRRRPYWFQTRIYSSETSCWRSCSIKYPTQWFSGYFYKGVYWNDAIHWLDHWNRVRHFKLDVEHPPDTTTQIPITLHWNNYKELFESCGCLLFASYAGDYHPKCMEIYEMRNGYTGWSLRYIVNYEESSLAAFLKMQKMSSVKFSFKFLFIVVGEREEESFVVMEVCRKIVKYNLLLKSLHTLCDMDIHYLTDTFSFIASFASV; encoded by the coding sequence ATGTGGTTGGATAGCACgggcatgaagaagaagaataaatCAACAGCATTCACTTTTGGATGTTTTGGCTCAGACGCGAGCAAAGTGGAAGTTTTGCAGTCCTGCAACGGTTTAATTTTGTGTGGTATAAGGACTGATCCAGCTGACAAGATTTACGTATACAATCCATCCaataatgtgtttaagatgctTCCACCAATACTTAATATGAAATACAACAGACAATTGGATAAGATAAGATTGGCTTTTGATCCTACAAAATCACCTCACTACAAAGTACTGCATGCTCAACAAATAGGTTATGATCCAATTCGACGACGACCATATTGGTTTCAAACACGGATCTACTCTTCAGAAACAAGTTGTTGGAGAAGCTGTAGTATTAAATATCCTACACAATGGTTTAGTGGGTATTTTTACAAGGGAGTATATTGGAACGATGCAATTCATTGGTTGGATCATTGGAATCGGGTTAGGCATTTCAAGTTAGATGTAGAGCATCCACCTGATACAACCACACAAATCCCGATAACCTTGCATTGGAACAACTATAAAGAGTTGTTTGAGTCCTGTGGTTGTTTGTTATTTGCTTCTTATGCAGGTGATTATCATCCCAAATGCATGGAAATTTATGAGATGAGAAATGGGTATACTGGGTGGTCACTGAGATACATTGTTAATTATGAAGAAAGTAGTCTAGCGGCATTTCTTAAAATGCAAAAGATGTCTAGTGTGAAGTTTAGTTTCAAGTTCCTGTTTATTGTGGTGGGCGAAAGAGAAGAGGAATCGTTTGTTGTGATGGAGGTATGTAGAAAGATTGTAAAATACAATCTTTTGTTGAAGAGTCTCCACACGCTCTGTGATATGGATATACATTATTTGACCGACACCTTTTCGTTTATTGCATCTTTTGCTAGTGTGTAA
- the LOC122598342 gene encoding disease resistance protein RPV1-like produces MEAVQQTFRYDVFISFRGEDTRNYFTSHLYATLKRHNFDVFHDTSLPRGLHIAPQLSKAIDESKIFLVVFSLNYADSKWCLDELSQMMQCVHLMDSQQIVLPVFLDVKQSDVGTQQGSYNEPFTKHDIEFEQERVQKWRDALQEAGQLPGLHLQDDATGDEKELLDQVVEKIRKLLHGQDVDVAYMNPVVGIEPRMQEVISLLNGSCEDDVCVLAISGPVGIGKTEIAKATYNHLAIHFKAQYCCFLPNVKALFGGVPNGKVDLQKMMISNLGNDESYIRIDSDYQGIKMIERLIKHQKVLLVLDDVDNDEQLKILGMDRAIFGPGSRIIVTTRDGSVTGRLKPDATYEPRMLDESESMEVFCLTAFGQKHPKEGYEEVSREAMSWGAGRPGVLKDTAVRLRCFQSVQQWVWALKDLMHSSSW; encoded by the exons ATGGAAGCTGTACAGCAAACATTTCGCTATGACGTGTTCATAAGTTTCAGAGGCGAAGATACCCGAAACTACTTCACAAGCCACCTCTATGCGACTCTTAAACGCCACAACTTTGATGTGTTCCATGATACCTCCCTCCCAAGAGGACTCCATATTGCCCCCCAGTTATCAAAAGCTATCGATGAATCCAAAATCTTCCTTGTTGTATTCTCACTCAACTATGCAGATTCCAAATGGTGCCTTGACGAACTTTCCCAGATGATGCAATGTGTCCACCTCATGGACTCACAACAGATTGTCCTTCCTGTATTTCTAGATGTCAAACAATCTGATGTTGGCACCCAACAAGGTTCTTATAATGAACCGTTCACAAAACACGATATAGAATTCGAGCAGGAGAGAGTTCAGAAATGGAGGGACGCCCTACAAGAGGCGGGACAACTGCCAGGGTTGCACCTGCAAGATGATGCCACCGG GGATGAAAAAGAGTTATTGGACCAGGTTGTTGAAAAAATAAGAAAGCTGTTACACGGACAAGATGTAGATGTAGCATACATGAACCCGGTTGTTGGAATAGAACCTCGGATGCAAGAAGTGATTTCATTATTGAACGGAAGTTGTGAGGATGATGTCTGTGTCCTTGCAATTTCCGGCCCTGTAGGAATAGGAAAGACGGAAATTGCAAAAGCTACATACAATCACCTTGCAATACACTTCAAAGCCCAGTACTGTTGTTTTCTTCCGAATGTTAAGGCCTTATTTGGAGGAGTGCCAAATGGGAAGGTTGATTTGCAGAAGATGATGATCTCAAATTTGGGAAATGATGAGAGTTACATACGCATAGATAGCGATTACCAGGGAATTAAAATGATTGAGAGGTTGATAAAGCATCAGAAGGTCCTTCTGGTTCTTGATGATGTTGACAATGATGAGCAGTTGAAGATATTAGGCATGGATCGAGCAATTTTTGGTCCTGGAAGTAGAATAATTGTAACCACAAGAGATGGCTCTGTTACAGGTCGACTTAAACCAGATGCAACATATGAGCCGCGGATGCTGGATGAAAGCGAGTCCATGGAAGTGTTTTGCTTGACTGCATTTGGTCAAAAACACCCAAAGGAGGGGTATGAGGAGGTGTCAAGGGAAGCAATGAGTTGGGGAGCAGGACGTCCTGGAGTTCTAAAAGACACAGCTGTCCGTTTGAGATGCTTTCAAAGCGTACAACAATGGGTATGGGCACTGAAAGATTTGATGCACAGCTCCTCATGGTGA
- the LOC122598175 gene encoding disease resistance protein RUN1-like → MDPSSSLSLVPHEEKRLKHDVFLSYLKEDTGDKVVSHLKGHLHRACFDISDHTSLPIGQDRSSELVKAIEESYIFVVVFSFGYPFSKKCLDELVLICDSVSKSNKNNRRRVFPIFYGVNPSHVRSQQGGSFLQAFQAHHDNHVDPRRIEKWRHVLEDAGKGSGEVFQSGMDQEKFLSDVVKQLGKLKLPLELFYLDHAVGIEPRAQNLISELSLDDPAPSITAVVGKSGSGKTTLIKAVYDRIVPNFEASCFIENVRFYKDDNWMLNLRRDVISRFNGVDYGIYNYNILASSQIIKCVRNQKVLLVLDDVVKYEQLQALGIHDPAAFYEGSRILVTTTDKQSLVSLKKHTSYNMKLLNYQESFELFTKILYEEGQSADEEFVFEIVYRAGGLPLMLNVWGLHFKSHEREKWPRLLKEIRRISHEDVQMKLKVSYDSLSPRAKKVFLYIACINRNGIYTHSVKETFGYIDIEIQNLKDKGLIFEDHFYDDRPSQKKIGNKLWNGLDFDEYDYEDGVTYYVLKMHHLIRKMGIEVARQQTGLVPDYFGYDPLPLLQF, encoded by the exons ATGGATCCATCCTCATCGTTATCTCTAGTCCCCCATGAGGAGAAGAGGCTGAAACATGATGTGTTTTTGAGCTATTTGAAAGAAGATACTGGCGACAAAGTCGTAAGTCACCTCAAGGGACACCTCCATCGGGCATGTTTTGACATATCCGACCACACTAGTCTCCCTATAGGTCAAGATCGGAGTTCCGAGCTGGTGAAGGCTATTGAAGAGTCTTATATCTTTGTTGTCGTATTCTCCTTTGGATACCCTTTTTCTAAGAAGTGTCTTGATGAGTTGGTCCTCATATGCGATTCCGTCTCCAAATCTAACAAAAACAACAGGAGAAGAGTTTTTCCTATCTTTTATGGTGTCAATCCCTCTCATGTACGGAGTCAACAAGGTGGTTCTTTCCTGCAAGCTTTTCAAGCTCACCATGACAACCATGTGGATCCCAGGAGGATTGAAAAATGGAGGCATGTCCTTGAAGACGCCGGTAAAGGATCTGGTGAAGTCTTTCAAAGTGG GATGGACCAAGAGAAATTTCTAAGTGACGTTGTGAAACAGCTTGGAAAGTTGAAACTTCCGCTAGAGCTATTTTACTTAGACCACGCTGTTGGGATTGAACCACGAGCACAAAATTTAATTtcagagttaagtttagatgATCCTGCTCCTTCCATTACTGCAGTTGTTGGAAAGAGCGGGTCAGGTAAAACGACTCTCATCAAGGCTGTGTATGATAGAATTGTTCCAAATTTTGAGGCCAGTTGCTTTATCGAGAATGTCCGCTTTTACAAAGATGATAATTGGATGTTAAATTTGCGGCGTGATGTCATTTCTCGGTTTAATGGAGTTGATTATGGgatttacaattacaatattttAGCTTCTtcacaaataataaaatgtgtaagGAATCAAAAGGTTCTTTTGGTACTCGATGATGTGGTAAAGTATGAGCAGCTACAAGCGTTGGGTATTCACGATCCCGCCGCCTTTTACGAGGGAAGCAGAATACTTGTGACGACAACAGATAAACAGTCCCTTGTAAGCCTAAAAAAACACACTTCCTACAATATGAAGCTGCTAAATTACCAGGAATCTTTCGAACTCTTCACTAAGATTTTATATGAAGAAGGCCAGTCTGCTGACGAGGAGTTTGTATTTGAAATAGTGTATCGTGCTGGAGGGCTTCCCTTGATGCTTAATGTTTGGGGTCTCCATTTTAAAAGTCATGAAAGGGAAAAATGGCCAAGATTATTGAAGGAAATAAGAAGAATTTCTCACGAAGATGTTCAAATGAAGCTCAAAGTAAGCTACGATTCACTAAGTCCAAGAGCCAAGAAAGTGTTTCTATATATCGCTTGTATCAATCGGAATGGAATCTACACGCATAGCGTCAAGGAAACATTTGGGTATATagatattgaaattcaaaatctaaaagATAAAGGTCTCATTTTTGAAGATCACTTTTATGATGATAGACCTTCACAAAAGAAAATCGGTAATAAGCTTTGGAATGGACTTGACTTTGACGAATATGATTATGAAGATGGTGTTACATATTATGTATTGAAGATGCATCACCTGATTAGAAAAATGGGAATTGAAGTGGCACGCCAACAAACAGGCCTGGTACCGGATTATTTTGGATATGATCCGCTACCATTACTCCAATTTTGA